The Anoplopoma fimbria isolate UVic2021 breed Golden Eagle Sablefish unplaced genomic scaffold, Afim_UVic_2022 Un_contig_13289_pilon_pilon, whole genome shotgun sequence genome contains the following window.
GAAATCAATTTCTGGGCTTAAATTGGGTCATAAcctggttcaggttcaggtttcCCTCCTGCTCCAGGTGGAACTGAGCGCTGAcatggtttgtgttgtttgtgttatttgtaaGCAATGCACTTCCTGACTGTCGGAAATCAAAAGGAGAAATGAAGACAATACAGTTTGGGTCAATTTCTGAATGGATTCCAGATGTTTGACAGATTCATAGTTCGTCTCCAAAAGGTGTAGACGGCGTGGAGCGATCCGGCTCCTGCTCAGCTTGAATGTGGACACATGACCCGACACACTGGTTTATAAATGAAAACTCTTAATGGCAAACATATTTCACTTCAAAAAACTCAGATGttcaaatatgaaaatcaaTATTTGACTTTTACATAAAGAATATGTGAACTGGTCCACTGTCTGAAAACGGTTTAGTCCCAGCTGACAGAAAGTCAGTCCACGGAGGTGACAGCCAATCACAATCCTTTGTGTGGACGGAGGATGTCTCTATAACCGTCTGCGTCCTGATCTGCGTCCTGGTTGGCCGGAGGTCAGCTGACTGTTGTCCAGCTCCACGTAGTCGTCGTCGTCTTCGTCGTGGGAGGAGACGATGTCAGACAGCAGGAAGAGGTTCTCCTCCTGCGCCTCCTCCCGTTTCCTCTTTCTGCCGCGCCTCCTCAGTTTCTCCTCCAGGAGAGGAGTCACTCTCTGCTTTAGGAAGTCGATGGTCTCTGAACCAACAGGGAGTGACATCACAGTTTACATCATGGTGGATCAGTGAGAAgcaatctttatttaaagtgttcAAGTGTGACGATTAATGTTTGTCTTCTGTCGATCA
Protein-coding sequences here:
- the LOC129117058 gene encoding transcription termination factor 1, with amino-acid sequence MRVEDTADIDWDEVAQTIGKVTPVCVQKSFYRLKVSRVPNWTSLSYGETIDFLKQRVTPLLEEKLRRRGRKRKREEAQEENLFLLSDIVSSHDEDDDDYVELDNSQLTSGQPGRRSGRRRL